A stretch of DNA from Roseovarius sp. W115:
GCGTTTTGGGCTTCGCCAGCGGCGGCGGGGCGGGGTATTTTCTACGTGCGCCTGTCGAAGAACCTTCAAAACAAACAACACAAGAGATGGCCTCAATAGTTGAAGAAGACGCAAAGAGTATTGAAAACACTCACGCCTCTTCGGAGTATGTAAAGCTCAACAATCAGTTTGTCGTGCCAATCGTGGTAGGCGATCTTGTAAACGCTCTTGTGGTCATGTCACTGAGCATCGAAATTACCGAAGGTGAGACAAGCACTGTCTACGCGGTCGAACCCAAGCTGCGTGATGCATTTTTGCAGGTCCTGTTTGACCATGCCAACATGGGCGGCTTCAAAGGTGAATTCACCGAGGCGCGCAACATGGATTTACTGCGCACAGCTCTTACGGATACGGCGCAAAATCTCGTTGGAGACGTGGTGACCAGTGTTCTTATCACCGACATAGCACGCCAGGACATGTAGCTCTTTCTAACCGTCCTGCTTGCCAGCCGCGTCTAGGATGTTCAAGCTCTGCTGTTCTGATTGGTGCTTTTTGCTGTCTTGTTTTCGGGTATCAGCAGAATAACGTTCTCTGAGTTGCTCGGCCGCAAGCCGGCGACCAAATGATAAACGCAGAGTTTGCAGCAAATGCTCTTTCTGCGCCCGAATTTGTGCCATTTCCAGTTGCCTGGCCTCGCGCGCACGACTCATCCATGCCTGCCATAGCACATCACCGCCCAAAGATTTTTGCCCATTCAGCTCGGACAACAAGGCGGCCGCGTTTCGTCTGCGTGACGTGTCTAACTCATCCAGCGCACTGCGCACATTGTCCTCGGCCTCTTTTAAGGTCGCCAGACGCGCCAAATCCGCTTGATACTTAGCGTTAGTCAAATCTGACAATTGCTGAAGCGTGTTTTTTCTCATCACAGGCCTTTCGCACGTTTACGCATGGCTTCGGCAAAACGCACTGCGGCTGCGACAGCGCGGTAGTGTGACGGATCGATTTCCTCACCGATTTCTGTTGAGGCAAAGAGCGCACGCGCCGTTGGCGCGTCCTGCCGGACAGGCACGCCATGTTCCATGGCCACATCACGAATGGTCATCGCCATATGGTCCACACCCTTAGCGACACAAACTGGGGCAGCCCCGGGCATTCGGCTCCACTTCAGGGCCACGGCAAAATGCGTTGGGTTCATGATCACAACTTCAGCGTCCTTCACATCACTGATCATTTGTTCCGACGCGACACGCGCAGCACGCTGGCGGCGTTCACTTTTGAGGTGCGGGTCGCCCTCGTTTTGCTTGAATTCTTCCTTAAGTTCTTGATGTGACATGCGGTTTTGTCTCAGATGGTCGAAGTAATGCCAGATGTAGTCAATTGCGCCTATGCCCAGCGCAATGCCCAGAACAACACACATGAAGTCGACCAAAATACGCGCCATAAGCGCCCCAATCTGAGCCGGTTCTGCATGCAGACTCCCGGCCAGTTCGGGCAGGCGGTAAATCATAAAGATTGCAAGCAGGCAGGAATAGAGGACCAGTTTTGCGAAGTTCTTGAAAAACTCGAACAGGCCTGTTGGACCGTATTTGTTTCTGGCGTTCTGGATAAGGCTGATCCGCGATAATTTCGGCTTTAGCTTCGACGGCGTAACGATGAAGCTGCGTTGGGCAAACACGGACGCCAATGCTGTTGAAGTCGGTAAAATGAACCAAGCCGAAAGACCGACGGCAAGTATGCTCAGGATTGCACCTGAAACGACATGTTGACTGCCTTCAAAAAACAGTTCCGAAAGCGTACCCGATTGTAAAATCAGTGTTTTGAACAACGATGCGAGAGCGTCTACCGATGCCTCTCCCGCAACAAGCGCCGTAAGGAGAAAACCACCATAGGCTGCGGCCGTAGTCAAATCAGCCGATTTTGCGATTTGACCCTTTTTTCGTGCCTCTGCCAGCTTATGAGGCGTCGGCTCGTGCGACTTGTCGGTATCGTCATCTGGTTTGCCACTCATCGGACAATCTCAAACGGATTGATCATAAACGCCTGAAAACCTTCCACCCATAAACGCAGCATAATGGCTGAGAGCAAGAACAGCAGAGTAAGGCCCATGAACGTGATCACCGGAGCGCCAATGAAAACCACCATCATTTGCGGCATGGCGCGGTTAATCACGCCGAGCGTAACGTTGTAGACAACCGAGACGATTACAAATGGTGCGGCGAGGGTAAATGCCAATGAGAACGCATCTGATATTCTATAAATTCCCCATTGCGCGACCGAACCCGCATCGGGAACGACGGCTGTTGGAAGGACCTCGTAGGTCAAAACAAGCATTCTGGCTAAATGAACATGCATGCCCAGGATCATGCCCAATGTCAGTGCGCCAATCGCCAAAAGATGGCCCATCGCCGGTAGCGGTGTGACACCTAAACTGCCAAGGATTTGAGAAAGGGATGTGACCTGCGCCGCAATGGACCCCGCAGTCTGTAGTGCGAGGAGAAAAAGCCGCAACCCAAGGCCAATCAATGTGCCAAGCCCGATTTCTACAAAGATGACCTGTGTGAAAGCCATAACATTGTCCGGCATTTCGATCAGATCTGGAGTGAGAACGGGTGTTACAGTTACGGTAAACATAAGGGCCAGCAACAGTTTGAAGCGCGCTGGTATGGATTGCTCTCCTAGGCCGGGGAATAGCGCCATCGCCGGTGCGACGCGCAAGAACACGACAAAATGTACCCATAAAAGCTGATTTGTCAGATCCAGAAGGGCTGCCAATTCGGTCATGCCGGGATCACACCGACCAATGTGGGCTGAGCATTGACGCCAATCTCTTCAAACGACAAGACCGGGTTCGTAATGTTTTTTGCCATCAACACTGTGCGCAAGAATCGACGGCGCGGGGCTGATGTGACAATCGCGGGAAAGCCCCCCTTTCGCTGGCTTGCGCCACTTGCTCTGATGCCGCTGCAGTCAGCGAATTGAAGAGTTCAGGCGGTAGCGCGACATCCAGTCGACCCCGGTCAGTTTCTACCTGATAGGTCAAAAACGTATCCTCCCACTCAGGTGCCAGCTGGATCAGAGGCAGATTTCCATCTTCGGTGACAAGCTGTGAGACAAGCTGAAACCCCAGTCGCTGGCGAACATGTTCACACATGGCTTCGGTCGATTTGTGGACCTGTCTGGCTTCGCACAAAGACTCAAGGATCAGCGGCATATTCCGGATCGAAACCTGCTCGTTCAAAAGCAACCTCAAAACGGCGTGCAGCAAATCCGTTGGAACGCGATCAGGCACCATTTCATCGAGCAGTTTCCGGTTCGCGTCAGAACGGGCAGAGTCGCTGAGGTTAACCATTTCATCAAGCAGTGATCGCATCGACTTCATCGTGAGCAAACGGCCAAGATTGCGCTTGATGATCTCAAGCAGATGCGTCGCCAAAACCTCAGCCGGGTAGACCAATGTGACACCAGAAACAGCGGCCTCTTGCTCTTCAGACTGCGGAATCCAACAGGCTGGTGCACCGTAGACCGGTTCACTCACGATTTCCCCGCTTGGCAAAGACGGGTGGTTGGCAGGATCCAAAGCCAGAACGTGGTCCAGCCGCAAATTTGCCCGCGCCTGTTCAACGCCTTGTATGCGGATCAAGTAAGTTCCTGATGGCAATGATGGCTCGTCGGTGAGGCGAATTTCGGGGAGTATCACACCAAAATGGCTGGCGATGTGACGCCGCATATTATCAATCCGAGCATCCAGTCCAGAACCGGGGTCCAACACCATATTCACCAAATCCGGCGCAAATTCGACGTGCACATCGTCCAGATCCAGAAGATCGCCTAGCGACTTGCTGGCCGGTAGGATTTCTGGAGCGGGTTCTGTTGCGTTGTTTGACTCATTCTTCTTTTGTGACATCTGCCAGAAGGCAGCACCGCCAAGGACAAGGCCACCAATTGTAAAAGGTACGAAGGGCAATCCGGGCACTATCGCGAACAAGATCATCAAAAACGAAACAGTCAGCATAGCCGAAGGATGCCGGCCGAGCTGCGCAAAGAGCGCGATGTCAGTTGCGCCTTTGGAACCTCCCCTCGCTAACAACAACGCAGATGAAATTGAGATAATGACAGCCGGAATTTGTGTCACCAGCCCATCGCCGACCGTTAGGATGGCATAGGTTTCAAACGCTTTGGAAATGGCCATATCATGAACGACAAGACCCATGATCAAGCCAACGATCAGGTTAAGCAGCGTGATCAGAACACCGGCAATCGCATCGCCCTTAACGAATTTCGAAGCTCCGTCCAATGAGCCAAAGAAAGTGGTTTCCTGTTGTTCACGCTCTCTGCGCTCACGGGCTTCTTTGTGATCGATTGCGCCCGCAGACATATCGCTGTCAATCGCCATCTGCTTGCCCGGCATACCATCCAAAGCAAAGCGTGCGCCCACTTCGGCCATACGTGCAGCGCCCTTAGTGATCACCATGAAATTCACAATGAGCAGGACACCAAACACGACCAACCCGAGGAACACGTTTCCTCCCATCACAAAGCTGGCAAAGCCTTCAATGACATCGCCCGCCGCATCCGTACCTGTATGACCTTGCCCGATAATGAGCTTTGTCGATGATACATTCAAAGACAGACGAAGCATGAGCGATGCCAAAAGTATTGTCGGGAATGAAGAGAAATCGAGCGGTCGCTCAATGAAAAGAGTGACCGTGAAAATCAGAATGGCCAATGCAAAAGACGCGGCAAGGCCGACATCCAATACCCAAGCTGGCATCGGCAGGATCATCATGATGATGATGGCCATAAGCGCCAATGCGAGCAGCACAGTTGGTTGAAAAATTGCGCCCGGTGCATTTTTGAACATTACGACCTCCCTTTGCGACAGCGTGGGAGTGACGACTCCAACTTGCCAAGGCGGCCAGACGCGTCAGCCTTCAAGAGTTGCAAAACAGCCCAGTTGTGGGGAGTTATAAAAGCCAAAACGATCTCCGAAGATTGCGGTTGCTCATCCTTCAATTTCCGCAACTCTGAAGCTTTTTCGTTTAAATTTAGTAATTTAAAGTGAAAACTAGGGATTTGTTTCCTGCAGGCGGGGGACAGCGGACAGCATGGCTTCGATGGCTGTTCTTGAGTTGGACGCTGTATCAATCAACGCACTGCTTTGAGCCAACTGTCCTTCATCCACAGGTGGCTCTGGTCCGTCATACAAATTTGCAACGGCACCAAAAACTCCGCTTTCTTCAGGAAGCCTATCCCATTCTCTTGCCAACCACGCTTCTCTTAACGCAGCAGATGCCATACCCGCGGATTGGTACAGAGCCACAGCTTGGTCATGATGCCCCAACATGCTCTTGGCATGCGCGCGCAGAACATTCACATCTTGACCATCAAGCCCAAGAAGCGCGGCTTCCGCAGATCTTGGGTTGTCCTGCGCCAGCGATATCTCGGAACGTAACAAACGCGCATTTCTTTGCAGAGTTTTTGGAAAAGAACGGTTCAAATAAAGCAAAGCGGCTTCATAGAACCGCATGGTCTTTAATGTTTTGGCGATGCCATATGCCGTTTCTGGGGTAAGGTTTTGCGCCTCGCCAAGCTGTCCAGACAAAGCAAATCGAAGAGTTTCAAATTGGTCACCGCTGGAAGCAAGAATATCTGCGAGTTCCGCGCGAATGCCGTTTGCAGAAGACATCGGTAATTGCTCAGTCGCTTCCAGTACCTGAAATGCTGCGGCAAAGTCACCTGAAGATGCCAACGCCAAGATGTGTACCCGCGTGATTGCAGGACCTAAATCATGATACTGTCGCTCATATGCGTACGCTCCAGCCAAATCGGCAATGTCGCGCGGGATCACTTCGCCGCGCTCCAGCATCACTTCAATCATTTTGACAAGTGCAGATGCCGAAGGACGACTGTCTGATTCCACCACAGTTCCAAAATGTTCAGTTGCCAATTCAGCCTCACCCGTCGCTGCGAAATGCTCGGCCTTTGCCAACATCTCCTCAGGGTTTTTCGTTTCTTCTACGCGTTCCAAAATCCTGAGTACGTGCGCACTTTCCTCGACAAATCCCGCGTTAAGAAACAATCCCGACAAAGTAGGGCCCAAATGTGCTCTCAAGTGCCTGGGCAGCTCAGAAAATGAAAAGAGAATAGCGTCTAAGTTCGCATCCAAATCACTCGATAAGCTTGGGCGAGATAGGGCCGCCCAAAGAGCCGCAGCACCATCACACGTGAGCTGATTTTGAAAGACGGATGGCACAGGCACAGGATCACCATCCATGATCGCGGCAATCGTCGCGTAGATTGCACGGTCGTCTTCGGAGAACGAGGCATTTGCTTGCACGCTGAGAGCTTCTAAACCAAAGCCAAAATACAAGTAAGATCTTACTAGGCTTTCTGTGGCCTTCATATTGGGTCGATCAAGCTCGTTTGTGAGTTCAATCCTTAAAGGGCCAATCCGTTGAGAGAATGAAACATCATCCACCCAGGATCCAACATCCACGCGGTCTTGTGCAAGGCACTCAGAGATCGTCTCCTTCGATCCAAGGATTTCCAACCCGGCCAGAAAATCGCGGTCGATGCTTGTGATGGCATTTACGCTAACACTATCAGCAGGGTTCAGATTTTTGTTGCGATCCTCTTGGTTATCTTCGGGGTCGCGCCCATCCGTCGGTTTTACAGTGTTTTCTTTCTGTTGTTTTTCGACCTTCAAAGCATTCTTTGCCGTTAAAAGGCCCTGAGTTGCAGCACGCGCCAGGCTTCGCAGAAGCTCTTTATTTGTCTTGGAAATCGCTGCGACTCTTGCCTCGCTTTCAGAAGCACTTTGATTTTGGCTCACGGCTGTTTCATCCAAACCCATAGTGGTTTCAAATAGCCGTGCTGTTCGAGAAGTGCGTTCAGCAGGAAGGCGCATGCCCGGAACAGTTTTTGGATTGATATCAAGACTTTGATTTGGGTTGCGTGACGGCACGAAGTGAGCTGCTTCGGCTCTCT
This window harbors:
- a CDS encoding flagellar basal body-associated FliL family protein; amino-acid sequence: MKALIVPILMGVLGFASGGGAGYFLRAPVEEPSKQTTQEMASIVEEDAKSIENTHASSEYVKLNNQFVVPIVVGDLVNALVVMSLSIEITEGETSTVYAVEPKLRDAFLQVLFDHANMGGFKGEFTEARNMDLLRTALTDTAQNLVGDVVTSVLITDIARQDM
- a CDS encoding EscU/YscU/HrcU family type III secretion system export apparatus switch protein, coding for MSGKPDDDTDKSHEPTPHKLAEARKKGQIAKSADLTTAAAYGGFLLTALVAGEASVDALASLFKTLILQSGTLSELFFEGSQHVVSGAILSILAVGLSAWFILPTSTALASVFAQRSFIVTPSKLKPKLSRISLIQNARNKYGPTGLFEFFKNFAKLVLYSCLLAIFMIYRLPELAGSLHAEPAQIGALMARILVDFMCVVLGIALGIGAIDYIWHYFDHLRQNRMSHQELKEEFKQNEGDPHLKSERRQRAARVASEQMISDVKDAEVVIMNPTHFAVALKWSRMPGAAPVCVAKGVDHMAMTIRDVAMEHGVPVRQDAPTARALFASTEIGEEIDPSHYRAVAAAVRFAEAMRKRAKGL
- a CDS encoding flagellar biosynthetic protein FliR; translated protein: MTELAALLDLTNQLLWVHFVVFLRVAPAMALFPGLGEQSIPARFKLLLALMFTVTVTPVLTPDLIEMPDNVMAFTQVIFVEIGLGTLIGLGLRLFLLALQTAGSIAAQVTSLSQILGSLGVTPLPAMGHLLAIGALTLGMILGMHVHLARMLVLTYEVLPTAVVPDAGSVAQWGIYRISDAFSLAFTLAAPFVIVSVVYNVTLGVINRAMPQMMVVFIGAPVITFMGLTLLFLLSAIMLRLWVEGFQAFMINPFEIVR
- the flhA gene encoding flagellar biosynthesis protein FlhA, which translates into the protein MFKNAPGAIFQPTVLLALALMAIIIMMILPMPAWVLDVGLAASFALAILIFTVTLFIERPLDFSSFPTILLASLMLRLSLNVSSTKLIIGQGHTGTDAAGDVIEGFASFVMGGNVFLGLVVFGVLLIVNFMVITKGAARMAEVGARFALDGMPGKQMAIDSDMSAGAIDHKEARERREREQQETTFFGSLDGASKFVKGDAIAGVLITLLNLIVGLIMGLVVHDMAISKAFETYAILTVGDGLVTQIPAVIISISSALLLARGGSKGATDIALFAQLGRHPSAMLTVSFLMILFAIVPGLPFVPFTIGGLVLGGAAFWQMSQKKNESNNATEPAPEILPASKSLGDLLDLDDVHVEFAPDLVNMVLDPGSGLDARIDNMRRHIASHFGVILPEIRLTDEPSLPSGTYLIRIQGVEQARANLRLDHVLALDPANHPSLPSGEIVSEPVYGAPACWIPQSEEQEAAVSGVTLVYPAEVLATHLLEIIKRNLGRLLTMKSMRSLLDEMVNLSDSARSDANRKLLDEMVPDRVPTDLLHAVLRLLLNEQVSIRNMPLILESLCEARQVHKSTEAMCEHVRQRLGFQLVSQLVTEDGNLPLIQLAPEWEDTFLTYQVETDRGRLDVALPPELFNSLTAAASEQVAQASERGAFPRLSHQPRAVDSCAQC
- a CDS encoding tetratricopeptide repeat protein; its protein translation is MKFCGAILVFFILGLTPAFAQKVTIRAGEHQGFSRLVFNLPNRTEWSIDDFGDGFILRFDETALVLDTSTVFAKLDKNRITTVKTAKSSSSVYVEFACVCRIETFWHGRSRLVVDVIDIERAEAAHFVPSRNPNQSLDINPKTVPGMRLPAERTSRTARLFETTMGLDETAVSQNQSASESEARVAAISKTNKELLRSLARAATQGLLTAKNALKVEKQQKENTVKPTDGRDPEDNQEDRNKNLNPADSVSVNAITSIDRDFLAGLEILGSKETISECLAQDRVDVGSWVDDVSFSQRIGPLRIELTNELDRPNMKATESLVRSYLYFGFGLEALSVQANASFSEDDRAIYATIAAIMDGDPVPVPSVFQNQLTCDGAAALWAALSRPSLSSDLDANLDAILFSFSELPRHLRAHLGPTLSGLFLNAGFVEESAHVLRILERVEETKNPEEMLAKAEHFAATGEAELATEHFGTVVESDSRPSASALVKMIEVMLERGEVIPRDIADLAGAYAYERQYHDLGPAITRVHILALASSGDFAAAFQVLEATEQLPMSSANGIRAELADILASSGDQFETLRFALSGQLGEAQNLTPETAYGIAKTLKTMRFYEAALLYLNRSFPKTLQRNARLLRSEISLAQDNPRSAEAALLGLDGQDVNVLRAHAKSMLGHHDQAVALYQSAGMASAALREAWLAREWDRLPEESGVFGAVANLYDGPEPPVDEGQLAQSSALIDTASNSRTAIEAMLSAVPRLQETNP